The stretch of DNA TTCGGCCGTAATTATGAGGAAATATTGCAAAGTGTTGAGAAAATTATTCATGTAGGCCACCCTTCTTTATGGTTGACTATATCAACTATTTGTTCAAAAAATTTTTACCCTTTCAAGGATTTTGCCATGGTCAGCAAAACCGGCACGACCTCCGTAGCGATCTGAGGAGGCATCTTCGCTACGAGTTCATGTATCTTTTCGAGATAGCGGGAGTCTGTAGATTTCAGCACCAGTTCGCCTTTCTCTGTGATGTCTACGCAGCAGAATCGGGCGTCATCATGGGATTTGATTTTTTTCACATAACCTTTCTTCTCTAAACGATTGACGACCCTGGTTGCGCCGCTCTTGGTGAATCCCAAGGAAATCCCAATATCCTGCACGGGGCAATCCTTGGTGCTCGAGACTTTGTCCAGGGCGATAAACTCCGGCATCGTGAGGTTATCGCAGCACTCACCGTTCAAGCCTTTTGGACCAAAGTGCCAGACGATCTCAAGGAGCGATCGGCTGAGTTCTGAAATCATTGAGTAGTTCACCTTGTTCTCCATAGGGTGATGTATGGCTTGCCCGGTAGCGGGGGACGGTTTTGCCTTGCCCTGAGTGGTTCCGGCAGAGGTATAGCCTTATCAGTTGACCGCGTCAACTTTTTAACGAAAAAAGCGCACTCCGATACCTGGGCCTGAAAAAGCATTGACAGATATCCCCACGAAGTTAAAATTTATACATGTAAATATTTAAATATAAGGATTAGCCCGATGCAAACCTTCCTGCGAGTCATGAAAGCCCTGTCGGATCCCAACCGGGTCCGAGCGCTTAAGCTGCTCGAGAAACAGCCTCTTTGCGTGTGCGAGATTCAAGAGATTCTGGGCATAGCCCAGCCAACGGTGTCCAGCCACATGAAAATCCTTGAAGAAGCTGGTTTGGTAGCAAAAGAGCGGCAGGCAACGTGGGTTATTTACAGCTTGGCTGAAGACAGCAAATCAGAATATGCTCGAACCATGATAAACGTATTGAAAGATTCGCTCAATGAAGATGTCGATTTGAAAAAAATGGTGAAATCGATGTCAAGTTGTATCTGCCGTCCAATATAACAGCAGGGAAAAAGAATATTTTTTAATTCTCTTGTCAAGTGACCACCAGCTGGTAGTTATTAAAAATTTTAACAATACTAAAATTTTATCAAGCGTTTATTGGAACTTACAGCTCACTTGTCCTTTTTTCCAAGGAGAAAAAACACAATGGAAATTAAAATTTGCGGTCCTGGATGTGCTTCCTGCGAGAAGACTCAGCAGGTCGTCGAGGCGGCTCTCGCTGCGAAAGGTATCACTGCAAAGATCATCAAGGTAGATGACTTTCAAGAGTTCCTCAAACTCGGCGTTTTTTCAACCCCCGCTGTTGTTATCGATGGTCAAGTTAAGTGCATTGGTCGGGTACCGAAGCAGGCTGAAGTGGAAAAATGGATCGGCTGATAAAGCGCACGATGTTGAATGTTCCAATATTTGCATGAGGGAAAGATGCTCCCATGTTGAAAAATAATGAAATCCGACAAGCGGTCCATGATCTGTATAGCCAAGCGGCCAATAATGGGTGTGGTGGATCGACCTGTTGCAGTGGCTCGAAACCAGAACTCGCTGAACATATGGGCTACAGTCCTGATGAATTGAAAGCGGTTCCCACTGGCGCCAATTTGGGTTTTGGCTGCGGAAACCCTCAGGCTATTGCGGCCCTGAAGTCTGGTGAAACGGTGCTGGATCTCGGCAGTGGGGCGGGATTTGACTGTTTTCTGGCGGCCAGACAAGTTGGTGAGAGCGGACAAGTGATCGGTGTGGACATGACCCCGGAGATGTTGTCCAAGGCCCGGGCTAACGCAAGCAACAATGGTTTTCTCAACGTCGAGTTTCGCTTGGGAGAGATTGAGCATTTACCGGTTGCTGACAACTCCATTGATGTCATTATTTCGAATTGTGTCATCAATCTGTCAACAGACAAGCCTCGTGTCTTTGAGGAGGCATTCCGTGTCCTGAAACCTGGCGGTCGCCTCGCCCTTTCCGATATTGTTGCCCTCTCCGAGTTGCCTGAACATTTACGGGACGACTTGTCATTACATGCGGAGTGTATGGCCGGAGCAACACCTGTTGCAGAGTTAGCGAAAATGCTCCAAACTGCAGGATTCGAAAATGTTCGAATAGCTCCAAAGGATAAAAGTAAAAATATTCTGGAAAAGTGGACAAAAAATAAATCTTTACAT from Candidatus Cloacimonadota bacterium encodes:
- a CDS encoding MarR family transcriptional regulator, which translates into the protein MNYSMISELSRSLLEIVWHFGPKGLNGECCDNLTMPEFIALDKVSSTKDCPVQDIGISLGFTKSGATRVVNRLEKKGYVKKIKSHDDARFCCVDITEKGELVLKSTDSRYLEKIHELVAKMPPQIATEVVPVLLTMAKSLKG
- a CDS encoding metalloregulator ArsR/SmtB family transcription factor, with product MQTFLRVMKALSDPNRVRALKLLEKQPLCVCEIQEILGIAQPTVSSHMKILEEAGLVAKERQATWVIYSLAEDSKSEYARTMINVLKDSLNEDVDLKKMVKSMSSCICRPI
- a CDS encoding thioredoxin family protein produces the protein MEIKICGPGCASCEKTQQVVEAALAAKGITAKIIKVDDFQEFLKLGVFSTPAVVIDGQVKCIGRVPKQAEVEKWIG
- a CDS encoding arsenite methyltransferase; amino-acid sequence: MLKNNEIRQAVHDLYSQAANNGCGGSTCCSGSKPELAEHMGYSPDELKAVPTGANLGFGCGNPQAIAALKSGETVLDLGSGAGFDCFLAARQVGESGQVIGVDMTPEMLSKARANASNNGFLNVEFRLGEIEHLPVADNSIDVIISNCVINLSTDKPRVFEEAFRVLKPGGRLALSDIVALSELPEHLRDDLSLHAECMAGATPVAELAKMLQTAGFENVRIAPKDKSKNILEKWTKNKSLHEIIVSAAIEAIKPKF